The following are encoded in a window of Microbacterium sp. LWO13-1.2 genomic DNA:
- a CDS encoding vitamin K epoxide reductase family protein, which produces MSEPRPRPVVFAVWLIIASVLGWFAAFQLTIDKFIQLENPSADLSCNVSVMIQCGKNLDSWQGEIFGFPNPIIGLTGWMAPFVVGVAILAGATFPRWFWATFGAGITFAFGFVCWLIGQSLYATNLGVLCPWCMLTWAVTIPTFFATMVHLTRNGTFTRNEAVQERANKLMVWVPLATILAYAIIILLVQMRGLDLLGEVIGMIL; this is translated from the coding sequence ATGAGCGAGCCACGTCCCCGCCCCGTCGTCTTCGCCGTCTGGCTGATCATCGCCAGCGTTCTGGGCTGGTTCGCCGCCTTCCAACTCACCATCGACAAGTTCATCCAACTCGAGAATCCGAGCGCCGACCTCAGCTGCAACGTCAGCGTCATGATCCAATGCGGGAAGAACCTCGATTCCTGGCAGGGTGAGATCTTCGGATTCCCGAACCCCATCATCGGCCTCACCGGATGGATGGCACCTTTCGTCGTCGGAGTCGCGATTCTCGCCGGTGCCACGTTCCCGCGCTGGTTCTGGGCGACATTCGGCGCCGGAATCACCTTCGCGTTCGGGTTCGTCTGCTGGCTGATCGGCCAGAGCCTGTACGCCACGAATCTCGGAGTGCTCTGCCCATGGTGCATGCTCACCTGGGCCGTCACGATCCCGACGTTCTTCGCCACGATGGTGCATCTGACGCGCAACGGCACGTTCACTCGCAACGAAGCGGTGCAGGAGCGCGCGAACAAGCTGATGGTGTGGGTACCGCTCGCGACGATCCTCGCCTACGCGATCATCATCCTGCTCGTTCAGATGCGCGGTCTCGACCTTCTCGGTGAGGTCATCGGAATGATCCTCTGA
- the rplU gene encoding 50S ribosomal protein L21, translating into MVYAVVRAGGRQEKVEVGTIVQLDRVRAAQGENIELPAVLLVDGTTVTTDADTLAKVKVTAEVIGNLRGPKIIIQKYKNKTGYKKRQGHRQELTRVKITGIK; encoded by the coding sequence GTGGTTTACGCAGTAGTGCGCGCCGGTGGCCGGCAGGAGAAGGTGGAGGTCGGCACCATCGTTCAGCTCGACCGTGTTCGGGCTGCCCAGGGCGAGAACATCGAGCTGCCCGCCGTGCTGCTCGTCGACGGCACCACGGTGACCACCGACGCTGACACGCTGGCGAAGGTCAAGGTCACTGCTGAGGTCATCGGCAACCTCCGCGGCCCGAAGATCATCATCCAGAAGTACAAGAACAAGACCGGCTACAAGAAGCGCCAGGGCCACCGTCAGGAGCTCACGCGCGTCAAGATCACCGGCATCAAGTAA
- the proB gene encoding glutamate 5-kinase translates to MTARVRADLATATRIVVKVGSSSISGESSWRIPVLVEALAAAHARGAEVVLVSSGAIASGIPLLNLDARPTDLATQQAAAAVGQNVLIYRYQEALHKFGIIAGQVLLTTGDLENPTSRSNARRAMERLLGLRIIPIVNENDTVATQEIRFGDNDRLGALVAQLVGADALVLLSDIESLYTKPPSDPGAQPIDVVAADADLSGLEFGATVVNSVGTGGAATKVSAARLAAASGIGVLVTSADLVDRALAGDDIGTWFEPAAD, encoded by the coding sequence GTGACGGCTCGCGTCAGAGCCGACCTCGCGACCGCCACGCGCATCGTCGTGAAGGTGGGCTCCTCCTCGATCAGCGGTGAGTCCTCCTGGCGCATCCCGGTGCTCGTGGAGGCGCTGGCAGCGGCGCACGCACGCGGCGCAGAGGTGGTGCTCGTCTCCTCCGGTGCGATCGCGTCCGGCATCCCGCTCCTGAACCTCGATGCGCGGCCCACCGACCTCGCCACGCAGCAGGCGGCGGCAGCGGTCGGTCAGAACGTGCTCATCTACCGCTACCAGGAGGCGCTGCACAAGTTCGGGATCATCGCCGGCCAGGTGCTGCTGACGACGGGTGATCTGGAGAATCCGACCTCTCGCAGCAATGCCCGTCGTGCGATGGAGCGGCTGCTGGGGCTGCGGATCATCCCGATCGTCAACGAGAACGACACGGTGGCGACCCAGGAGATCCGCTTCGGCGACAACGACCGCCTGGGTGCGCTCGTCGCGCAGCTGGTCGGGGCGGATGCTCTGGTGCTGCTCAGCGACATCGAGTCGCTGTACACGAAGCCGCCGTCTGACCCCGGTGCGCAGCCGATCGACGTCGTCGCTGCGGATGCCGACCTTTCCGGCCTCGAGTTCGGCGCGACGGTCGTGAACAGCGTCGGCACCGGGGGAGCGGCGACCAAGGTCTCTGCGGCACGGCTGGCTGCCGCATCCGGGATCGGGGTGCTGGTCACCAGCGCCGATCTCGTCGACAGAGCCCTCGCCGGCGATGACATCGGCACCTGGTTCGAACCCGCCGCTGACTAA
- a CDS encoding glutamate-5-semialdehyde dehydrogenase, which produces MTDQTPQVRLERAKEASRATAALTSDDKVRVLEAIAVALEAEAPRIIAANDRDIARGREEGIGESLIDRLRLDEKRVSDLAAAVRQIAALPDPVGQVVGGHRMPNGVALQQIRVPFGVVGAIYEARPNVTVDIAALALRSGNAVVLRGGSAARDSNSVLVQVMRDALEGGGVTAEAIQTVDDFGRDGAKALMHGRGFIDVLVPRGSAGLIETVVTESTVPVIETGAGNVHIVLDETAPADWARDIVVNAKVQRPSVCNAVETVLVLRQAAPSLIPLVASALQSEGVAIHGDDIVAGLVTGVIPATEEDWATEYLSLDIAMKVVDSLDDALDHIRRYSTGHTESIITTDSRNAERFLAEVDSAVVMVNTSTRFTDGGEFGFGAEVGISTQKLHARGPMGLSELTSTKWLARGSGQTRG; this is translated from the coding sequence ATGACCGACCAGACCCCGCAGGTGCGCCTGGAGCGCGCCAAGGAGGCCTCACGTGCCACGGCCGCACTCACCAGCGACGACAAGGTGCGTGTGCTCGAGGCGATCGCGGTCGCGCTGGAGGCGGAAGCCCCGCGGATCATCGCGGCGAACGATCGAGACATCGCCCGTGGCCGCGAGGAGGGCATCGGCGAATCGCTGATCGACCGGCTCCGTCTGGACGAGAAGCGGGTGAGCGACCTGGCAGCCGCCGTGCGCCAGATCGCCGCTCTCCCTGATCCGGTCGGCCAGGTCGTCGGCGGGCATCGGATGCCGAATGGTGTCGCCCTGCAGCAGATCCGAGTGCCTTTCGGGGTCGTGGGCGCCATCTACGAGGCCCGCCCGAACGTGACCGTCGACATCGCCGCTCTCGCGCTGCGCTCCGGCAATGCGGTCGTGCTGCGCGGCGGGAGTGCCGCTCGCGACTCGAATTCGGTGCTCGTGCAGGTGATGCGCGATGCCCTGGAGGGCGGCGGTGTCACCGCGGAGGCGATCCAGACCGTGGATGATTTCGGTCGGGATGGTGCGAAGGCGCTGATGCACGGTCGTGGATTCATCGACGTGCTCGTGCCTCGCGGCAGCGCGGGGCTGATCGAGACGGTGGTCACCGAATCGACGGTTCCAGTGATCGAGACCGGTGCCGGCAACGTCCACATCGTGCTCGACGAGACCGCGCCGGCCGACTGGGCGCGCGACATCGTCGTCAACGCCAAGGTGCAGCGGCCGAGCGTGTGCAATGCCGTGGAGACCGTCCTCGTGCTGCGGCAGGCGGCTCCGAGCCTGATCCCGCTCGTCGCGAGCGCGCTGCAGAGCGAGGGCGTGGCGATCCACGGTGACGACATCGTGGCCGGACTCGTCACCGGTGTCATCCCCGCGACCGAGGAGGACTGGGCGACCGAGTATCTGAGCCTCGACATCGCCATGAAGGTCGTCGATTCCCTGGACGACGCGCTCGACCACATCCGCCGGTACAGCACGGGGCACACCGAGTCGATCATCACGACAGACTCACGCAACGCCGAGCGTTTCCTCGCCGAGGTCGACTCCGCAGTGGTGATGGTGAACACCTCCACGCGGTTCACCGACGGCGGTGAATTCGGATTCGGCGCCGAGGTGGGCATCTCGACGCAGAAACTGCACGCGCGCGGCCCGATGGGGCTCAGCGAGCTGACGAGCACGAAGTGGCTGGCGCGCGGATCGGGGCAGACCCGCGGCTGA
- the nadD gene encoding nicotinate-nucleotide adenylyltransferase: protein METSRAPRIGVMGGTFDPIHHGHLVAASEVAHSFDLDEVIFVPTGRPWQKEEVTASEHRYLMTVIATASNPDFTTSRVDIDREGPTYTIDTLRDLKRDRPDAEFFFITGADAVAQILSWRDHDELWDLAHFVAVSRPGHVLSTDGLPGDHVSQLEVPALSISSTNCRQRVREDEPVWYLVPDGVVQYIAKHHLYRSKA from the coding sequence ATGGAGACCTCGCGTGCTCCGCGCATCGGCGTGATGGGCGGTACCTTCGACCCGATCCATCACGGTCACCTGGTCGCAGCCAGCGAGGTCGCGCACTCTTTCGATCTCGACGAAGTGATCTTCGTCCCGACCGGACGACCGTGGCAGAAGGAAGAGGTCACGGCCAGCGAGCACCGCTATCTGATGACGGTGATCGCAACGGCCTCGAACCCTGATTTCACCACCAGCCGGGTCGATATCGACCGCGAGGGGCCGACGTACACCATCGACACGTTGCGCGATCTGAAGCGAGATCGACCCGACGCAGAGTTCTTCTTCATCACCGGTGCGGATGCCGTAGCGCAAATTCTCAGTTGGAGAGACCATGATGAGTTGTGGGACTTGGCGCATTTCGTCGCGGTCTCCCGTCCAGGGCACGTCCTGAGCACGGACGGACTCCCGGGAGATCACGTCAGTCAGTTGGAAGTGCCGGCACTGTCGATCTCGTCGACGAACTGCCGGCAGCGGGTCCGCGAAGATGAACCCGTCTGGTACCTCGTTCCCGACGGAGTCGTTCAATACATCGCAAAGCATCATCTGTATCGGAGCAAGGCATGA
- a CDS encoding Rne/Rng family ribonuclease: MADDNNDNNASTLDFPADAADSLTEHAAPPEDAADDVTAEDATEAIDAPDETAPTVASTSAEASVEDAPVEDAPVEDAPVDEAPVDEAPVDEAPIEEAPVEDAPVEDAPAEEASVEAAPAEAAPVEDAPEEAAPVATPAAPEPLTAVSLGLLPEVFVSQVSTRLSFYAPEIVPLPARQGRERNFDRNADRSFDREFDRNVERDQDEPASARRGRRRRGGVEVDEQQREEPRQRQRVVEYITEPKAIKGSTRLEAKKQRRRDGRDAGRRRPVVTEAEFLARRESVDRKMVVRSKNGRTQIGVLEDGVLVEHYVARNQDASLIGNVYLGRVQNVLPSMEAAFVDIGRGRNAVLYSGEVDWDGVETGNQPRRIELALKPGDRVLVQVTKDPIGHKGARLTSQISLPGRYLVYVPGGSMNGISRKLPDNERARLKRILKEVLPESSGVIVRTAAEGATEDQLTRDVQRLTTQWEHIQKQVENQQAPALLHAEPDLLVKIVRDVFNEDFTKMLIQGDESQGTIRAYLESVAPDLLERVEAYEDETDPFDAFRITEQIEKALDRKVWLPSGGSLVIDRTEAMTVVDVNTGKFVGSGGNLEETVTKNNLEAAEEIVRQLRLRDIGGIIVVDFIDMVLESNRDLVLRRLIECLSRDRTKHQVAEVTSLGLVQMTRKKLGLGLLETFSEACEVCAGRGVIVHHDPVVKHRASTNGNGQSSSNNRRQRGGNGQSQSAPPASTVTHSIPEGAKSALAQIAASTVAPRVEETPDAALAVEPVQAAQPERAKKPRKKRNSERNAPKSPAEQLLDSVLDALPEPKAPGQGRGRRRVSTAALTGTPVSVNAEASAPVASGNPES, from the coding sequence ATGGCCGATGACAACAATGACAACAACGCCTCCACCCTCGACTTCCCGGCTGACGCCGCGGATTCTCTGACGGAACACGCGGCGCCCCCCGAGGATGCCGCCGACGACGTGACCGCCGAGGACGCCACCGAGGCGATCGACGCGCCCGACGAGACGGCTCCAACTGTTGCCTCGACATCCGCTGAAGCGTCTGTCGAGGACGCGCCGGTTGAGGACGCGCCCGTCGAGGACGCGCCCGTCGACGAAGCGCCTGTTGATGAAGCGCCTGTTGATGAAGCGCCTATTGAGGAAGCGCCTGTTGAGGACGCGCCTGTTGAGGACGCGCCTGCAGAGGAAGCATCCGTAGAGGCTGCGCCTGCAGAGGCTGCGCCTGTCGAGGATGCTCCCGAAGAGGCTGCTCCCGTCGCCACGCCGGCCGCGCCGGAGCCGCTCACCGCGGTTTCTCTCGGGCTCCTCCCCGAGGTGTTCGTGTCGCAGGTCTCCACCCGCCTCTCCTTCTACGCTCCTGAGATCGTGCCGCTCCCGGCCCGTCAGGGGCGCGAGCGCAACTTCGATCGCAATGCGGACCGGAGCTTCGATCGTGAATTCGACCGCAACGTCGAGCGGGACCAGGACGAGCCGGCATCCGCTCGTCGCGGCCGTCGCCGTCGTGGCGGAGTCGAGGTCGACGAGCAGCAGCGCGAAGAGCCGCGTCAGCGCCAGCGCGTCGTCGAGTACATCACCGAGCCGAAGGCCATCAAGGGCTCGACCAGGCTCGAGGCGAAGAAGCAGCGCCGTCGCGACGGACGCGACGCCGGTCGCCGGCGTCCCGTGGTGACCGAGGCCGAGTTCCTCGCCCGCCGTGAGTCCGTCGACCGCAAGATGGTCGTCCGCTCCAAGAACGGCCGCACCCAGATCGGTGTCCTCGAGGACGGCGTTCTCGTCGAGCACTACGTGGCCCGCAACCAGGACGCATCCCTGATCGGCAACGTCTACCTCGGACGCGTGCAGAACGTGCTCCCGAGCATGGAGGCCGCGTTCGTCGACATCGGCCGCGGCCGCAACGCCGTGCTGTACTCCGGTGAGGTCGACTGGGACGGCGTCGAGACGGGCAACCAGCCCCGCCGCATCGAATTGGCGCTCAAGCCCGGCGATCGCGTGCTCGTGCAGGTCACCAAGGACCCCATCGGCCACAAGGGCGCCCGACTGACCAGCCAGATCTCGCTCCCGGGCCGCTACCTCGTGTACGTGCCCGGCGGCTCGATGAACGGCATCAGCCGCAAGCTCCCCGACAACGAGCGTGCGCGCCTCAAGCGCATCCTCAAGGAGGTGCTCCCCGAGTCCAGCGGCGTGATCGTCCGCACCGCGGCCGAGGGCGCCACCGAGGACCAGCTGACGCGCGACGTGCAGCGTCTCACCACGCAGTGGGAGCACATCCAGAAGCAGGTCGAGAATCAGCAGGCTCCAGCACTGCTGCACGCCGAGCCCGACCTGCTCGTGAAGATCGTCCGCGATGTCTTCAACGAGGACTTCACGAAGATGCTCATCCAGGGCGATGAGTCCCAGGGGACCATCCGCGCCTACCTCGAGAGTGTCGCCCCGGATCTTCTGGAGCGCGTCGAAGCCTACGAGGACGAGACCGATCCTTTCGATGCCTTCCGCATCACCGAGCAGATCGAGAAGGCCCTGGACCGCAAGGTCTGGCTGCCCTCCGGCGGTTCGCTCGTGATCGACCGCACCGAGGCGATGACCGTCGTCGACGTGAACACCGGCAAGTTCGTCGGCTCCGGCGGAAACCTCGAGGAGACCGTCACCAAGAACAACCTCGAGGCCGCCGAGGAGATCGTCCGCCAGCTGCGGCTGCGCGACATCGGCGGAATCATCGTCGTCGACTTCATCGACATGGTGCTCGAGTCCAATCGCGACCTCGTGCTGCGCCGCCTCATCGAGTGCCTCAGCCGCGACCGCACCAAGCACCAGGTCGCCGAGGTCACCTCGCTCGGCCTCGTGCAGATGACCCGCAAGAAGCTCGGTCTCGGGCTGCTCGAGACCTTCAGCGAGGCCTGCGAGGTCTGCGCCGGCCGAGGCGTCATCGTGCACCACGACCCGGTCGTCAAGCACCGTGCCAGCACGAACGGCAACGGCCAGAGCAGCAGCAACAATCGCCGTCAGCGCGGCGGCAACGGACAGAGCCAGAGCGCTCCGCCCGCGAGTACCGTCACGCACAGCATCCCCGAGGGCGCGAAGTCAGCGCTCGCGCAGATCGCCGCCTCCACCGTCGCGCCCCGCGTCGAGGAGACCCCGGATGCGGCTCTCGCCGTAGAGCCGGTGCAGGCTGCTCAGCCGGAGCGCGCGAAGAAGCCGCGCAAGAAGCGCAACTCGGAGCGCAACGCACCCAAGTCCCCGGCCGAGCAGCTGCTCGACTCGGTGCTCGATGCCCTTCCTGAGCCGAAGGCTCCGGGTCAGGGACGCGGGCGCCGTCGGGTGAGCACGGCCGCGCTCACCGGCACTCCGGTCTCGGTGAACGCCGAGGCCTCAGCGCCGGTCGCGAGCGGGAATCCGGAGTCCTGA
- the rpmA gene encoding 50S ribosomal protein L27 has translation MAHKKGASSTRNGRDSNAQRLGVKRFGGQQVLAGEIIVRQRGTHFHPGVNVGRGGDDTLFALAAGAVQFGAKGGRKVVNIVAAAE, from the coding sequence ATGGCACATAAAAAGGGCGCGAGCTCTACCCGTAACGGTCGTGACTCCAACGCACAGCGACTTGGCGTCAAGCGCTTCGGCGGTCAGCAGGTTCTCGCCGGCGAGATCATCGTCCGCCAGCGCGGCACCCACTTCCACCCCGGCGTGAACGTCGGCCGTGGTGGCGACGACACGCTGTTCGCTCTCGCAGCGGGCGCAGTGCAGTTCGGCGCGAAGGGCGGCCGCAAGGTCGTCAACATCGTCGCCGCTGCTGAGTAA
- a CDS encoding folylpolyglutamate synthase/dihydrofolate synthase family protein translates to MSDRERADAVYETLLARAGERWVQPRKERTARILAFLDDPQRTYRVVHITGTNGKTSTARMIESLLRAHDLRTGLFTSPHLERFTERIMIDGEPIDDAAIADAWDEIEPFVDIVDAELEAADDAPLTFFELLTVLAFVAAADAPVDVLVLEVGMGGEWDSTNTADGDVAVFTPIDIDHADRLGATIAEIAQVKAGIIKEGAAVVSAQQPAEAVEVLRRVATANGATIAFEGEEFGLVDQKLAVGGQLLTVRGLAGEYVEEYLPLYGAHQGHNAALAVAAVESLIGGGSQRIAADIVAEGLQGATSPGRLQLLGIAPTVIVDAAHNPHGAAALALALDDSFDFDEWGIVLGILSDKDAAGIVARLAPAAAHVFATAPDSERASDADVIADLVEQTGGRVTVHPTLAEAADAAREWASSSDRRAVAIAGSVVLAGEAIALAETEDWKSGWRA, encoded by the coding sequence ATGAGCGACCGCGAGCGCGCAGACGCCGTCTATGAGACCCTCCTTGCCCGGGCGGGCGAGCGCTGGGTTCAGCCGCGGAAGGAGCGCACGGCGCGGATCCTGGCGTTCCTCGACGACCCGCAGCGCACCTACCGGGTGGTGCACATCACCGGAACCAACGGCAAGACGTCGACGGCACGGATGATCGAGAGCCTGCTGCGCGCGCACGACCTGCGCACCGGCTTGTTCACCAGCCCGCACCTGGAGCGCTTCACCGAGCGGATCATGATCGATGGCGAGCCCATCGATGATGCCGCGATCGCGGACGCCTGGGACGAGATCGAACCGTTCGTCGACATCGTCGACGCCGAGCTGGAGGCGGCAGACGACGCCCCGCTGACGTTCTTCGAGCTGCTCACGGTGCTCGCCTTCGTGGCGGCCGCCGATGCGCCGGTCGATGTGCTCGTGCTCGAAGTCGGGATGGGCGGTGAGTGGGATTCGACGAACACCGCCGATGGCGACGTCGCCGTGTTCACGCCGATCGACATCGATCACGCGGACCGTCTGGGCGCGACCATCGCCGAGATCGCCCAGGTCAAGGCCGGGATCATCAAGGAGGGCGCCGCGGTCGTGTCCGCACAGCAGCCCGCCGAGGCCGTCGAGGTCCTGCGCAGGGTCGCGACCGCGAACGGCGCAACGATCGCATTCGAGGGCGAGGAGTTCGGCCTCGTCGATCAGAAGCTCGCCGTCGGAGGACAGCTCCTCACCGTCCGCGGTCTCGCGGGGGAGTACGTCGAGGAGTACCTGCCTCTGTACGGCGCGCACCAGGGCCACAACGCCGCGCTCGCGGTGGCGGCGGTCGAATCCCTCATCGGAGGCGGGTCGCAGCGCATCGCGGCCGACATCGTCGCCGAGGGCCTGCAGGGGGCGACCTCTCCTGGCCGTCTGCAGCTGCTCGGGATCGCTCCGACGGTGATCGTCGATGCCGCCCACAATCCTCATGGTGCCGCTGCCCTCGCGCTGGCGCTCGATGACAGCTTCGACTTCGACGAGTGGGGGATCGTGCTCGGCATCCTCTCCGACAAGGACGCCGCCGGCATCGTCGCCCGTCTGGCTCCGGCGGCCGCGCATGTCTTCGCGACGGCGCCGGATTCGGAGCGGGCGAGCGACGCGGATGTCATCGCCGATCTCGTCGAGCAGACAGGGGGGCGGGTGACGGTGCATCCAACGCTCGCCGAAGCGGCCGACGCGGCGCGTGAGTGGGCATCCTCCTCCGACCGCCGCGCCGTCGCCATCGCCGGCTCCGTGGTGCTCGCCGGTGAGGCGATCGCGCTGGCCGAGACCGAGGACTGGAAGTCCGGGTGGCGAGCGTGA
- a CDS encoding DUF4031 domain-containing protein, with product MTVLVDDPLWPAHGRLWAHLVSDASLAELHDFARAHDVPARSFDLDHYDVPAELIPRLVAAGAEPVGGKELVRRLIASGLRIPARDRR from the coding sequence GTGACCGTTCTCGTCGACGACCCGCTGTGGCCCGCGCACGGCCGGCTCTGGGCGCACCTCGTCAGCGACGCGAGCCTGGCGGAGCTGCATGACTTCGCCCGTGCCCACGACGTTCCCGCGCGATCCTTCGACCTCGACCATTACGACGTTCCCGCAGAGCTCATCCCCCGGCTCGTCGCCGCAGGCGCCGAGCCGGTGGGCGGCAAGGAACTGGTCCGGAGACTGATCGCCTCAGGACTCCGGATTCCCGCTCGCGACCGGCGCTGA
- a CDS encoding DUF4233 domain-containing protein: protein MSAPARPGRPPRTLVQKLAPIVLGFEAIVVVLVGLTLFGLKALPAGIEQWWAIVGAAVVALACIVTAGMITKPWAIGVGWVIQAIIALSAFFEPTIVIVVLIFGGMWGYATIMGARLDARRPTEPTTETQTHTQTESE from the coding sequence GTGAGTGCTCCGGCACGCCCGGGGCGCCCGCCGCGAACCCTCGTGCAGAAGCTCGCCCCGATCGTGCTGGGTTTCGAGGCGATCGTCGTGGTGCTGGTCGGTCTCACCCTCTTCGGTCTCAAGGCGTTGCCCGCCGGGATCGAGCAGTGGTGGGCGATCGTCGGCGCCGCCGTCGTAGCTCTGGCGTGCATCGTCACCGCCGGCATGATCACGAAGCCGTGGGCGATCGGCGTCGGCTGGGTGATTCAGGCGATCATCGCGCTCTCCGCGTTCTTCGAGCCGACGATCGTGATCGTCGTCCTGATTTTCGGCGGCATGTGGGGGTATGCGACGATCATGGGGGCCCGATTGGACGCACGACGCCCGACGGAGCCCACGACCGAGACTCAGACTCATACTCAGACAGAGAGTGAATGA
- the obgE gene encoding GTPase ObgE translates to MVSFVDTVTLHLRAGKGGGGCVSVHREKFKPLGGPDGGNGGDGGDIVLVADPQTGTLLTYHHSPHRSSGNGGPGMGDHRSGALGETLELPVPVGTVVKNPAGEVLIDMIIPGERFVVAKGGQGGLGNAALASPKRKAPGFALLGTPGFEGDVVLELKTVADVALVGYPSAGKSSLIGAISAARPKIAEYPFTTLHPNLGVVQAGESRYTVADVPGLVEGASEGRGLGLEFLRHVERCSALLHVLDCATLEPGRDPISDLDVILAELAAYEVPEGQTPLLERPQLIALNKIDVPEARDLAELVRPDLEARGFRVFEISTISHEGLRPLTYALGEIVEKHKADTAVDVTHERVVIRPKGSKKEFTIRIDGGSYGNYYRILGEKPVRWMQQTDFQNEEAIGYFADRLEKLGVEDELFRLGATPGSTVVIGEGDSMIFDWEPTMRSAAELMTAPRGTDPRLAPNARRTTSERREQYYERMDAKAEARAELEAKRRASNLGADE, encoded by the coding sequence ATGGTTTCATTCGTCGACACCGTGACGCTGCATCTGCGCGCGGGCAAGGGCGGCGGTGGCTGTGTCTCGGTGCACCGGGAGAAGTTCAAGCCGCTCGGCGGCCCCGACGGCGGCAACGGCGGCGACGGCGGTGACATCGTGCTCGTCGCGGACCCGCAGACCGGCACGCTGCTGACGTACCACCACTCTCCGCACCGCTCTTCGGGCAACGGCGGGCCCGGTATGGGCGATCACCGCTCCGGTGCGCTGGGCGAGACTCTCGAGCTTCCCGTTCCCGTCGGCACTGTGGTGAAGAACCCGGCCGGTGAGGTACTGATCGACATGATCATCCCTGGCGAGCGATTCGTCGTCGCCAAGGGCGGACAGGGCGGTCTCGGAAACGCGGCACTCGCCTCTCCGAAGCGCAAGGCGCCCGGTTTCGCGCTGCTGGGCACACCCGGCTTCGAGGGCGATGTCGTCCTCGAGCTGAAGACAGTGGCGGATGTCGCTCTCGTCGGTTACCCCTCTGCCGGGAAGTCGAGCCTGATCGGCGCGATCTCGGCCGCTCGCCCGAAGATCGCCGAGTACCCCTTCACGACGCTGCATCCCAACCTCGGCGTGGTGCAGGCCGGTGAGTCCCGCTACACGGTCGCCGACGTGCCAGGGCTGGTCGAAGGCGCGAGCGAGGGCCGCGGTCTCGGCCTCGAGTTCCTCCGCCACGTCGAGCGCTGCTCTGCCCTTCTGCACGTCCTGGACTGCGCGACGCTGGAGCCCGGCCGAGACCCGATCTCCGATCTCGACGTGATCCTCGCCGAGCTCGCCGCCTACGAAGTTCCCGAGGGGCAGACGCCGCTGCTGGAGCGCCCGCAGCTCATCGCGCTCAACAAGATCGATGTGCCGGAGGCCCGCGATCTCGCCGAGCTGGTCCGCCCCGACCTCGAGGCGCGTGGCTTCCGAGTCTTCGAGATCTCCACGATCTCCCACGAAGGACTCCGCCCGCTGACCTACGCGCTCGGCGAGATCGTCGAGAAGCACAAGGCCGATACTGCTGTCGACGTGACCCACGAGCGCGTCGTCATCCGGCCGAAGGGCTCCAAGAAAGAATTCACGATCCGCATCGACGGCGGCTCGTACGGCAACTACTACCGCATTCTCGGCGAGAAGCCGGTGCGCTGGATGCAGCAGACGGATTTCCAGAACGAAGAGGCGATCGGCTACTTCGCCGACCGCCTCGAGAAGCTCGGCGTCGAAGACGAACTGTTCCGCCTCGGCGCAACTCCCGGTTCGACCGTGGTCATCGGCGAGGGCGACAGCATGATCTTCGACTGGGAGCCGACCATGCGCTCGGCAGCCGAGCTGATGACCGCTCCTCGCGGTACCGACCCGCGTCTCGCCCCCAATGCGCGCCGCACGACATCTGAGCGCCGTGAGCAGTACTACGAGCGGATGGATGCCAAGGCAGAAGCACGTGCGGAACTGGAGGCCAAGCGTCGCGCCAGCAATCTGGGAGCCGACGAGTGA
- the ndk gene encoding nucleoside-diphosphate kinase, producing the protein MATEETLVLVKPDGVARGLTGAILARIEAKGYALVDIRLVDPDRDLLAAHYAEHEGKPFYEPLLEFMLSGPSVAIRLAGNRVIEGFRSLAGTTDPTTAAPGTIRGDFGRDWGLKVQQNLVHGSDSPESAARELGIWFD; encoded by the coding sequence ATGGCCACCGAAGAAACCCTCGTCCTCGTCAAGCCCGACGGCGTCGCCCGCGGACTCACCGGTGCGATCCTCGCCCGGATCGAGGCGAAGGGCTACGCCCTCGTCGACATCCGCTTGGTCGATCCCGACCGCGATCTTCTCGCAGCGCACTACGCCGAGCACGAGGGAAAGCCGTTCTACGAGCCGCTGCTCGAGTTCATGCTCTCCGGCCCTTCCGTCGCCATTCGTCTCGCGGGCAACCGTGTGATCGAGGGCTTCCGGTCGCTCGCGGGCACGACCGACCCGACCACGGCCGCTCCTGGCACGATCCGCGGCGACTTCGGCCGCGACTGGGGCCTGAAGGTGCAGCAGAACCTCGTGCACGGATCAGACAGCCCCGAGTCCGCGGCGCGCGAACTCGGCATCTGGTTCGACTGA